The Helianthus annuus cultivar XRQ/B chromosome 16, HanXRQr2.0-SUNRISE, whole genome shotgun sequence genome includes a window with the following:
- the LOC110917523 gene encoding NAC domain-containing protein 105: MNTFSHVPPGFRFHPTDEELVDYYLRKKINSRRIDLDVIRDIDLYKIEPWDLQELCRLGTEEQHEWYFFSHKDKKYPTGTRTNRATTAGFWKATGRDKAIYSKHDLVGMRKTLVFYKGRAPNGQKSDWIMHEYRLETDENATTTQEEGWVVCRVFKKRLPTMRRASEHESPIWYEDHQVSFMPDIDSPNQNNSLSHSHLVNPNYQYPYGSCKKELDQMQNYQITPDHFLQLPLLESPKLLPTFNASMPIYGINTNQAGVINYQPPSLTHDENNSNSHPNQDQNVNNQVTDWRVLDKFVASQLLSQGDVISTKEDHFANMDDNILQSHDDHERSNSGLIKHQNKQELEMPGVLPDQDASNSTSSCPIDLWK, translated from the exons ATGAACACATTTTCACATGTACCTCCTGGCTTTCGGTTCCACCCCACTGATGAAGAGCTTGTAGATTACTACTTAAGGAAGAAGATCAACTCAAGAAGGATTGACCTAGATGTCATCAGAGATATTGATCTTTACAAAATTGAGCCATGGGATCTGCAAG AGCTATGTAGGCTGGGTACCGAAGAGCAACACGAATGGTATTTCTTTAGTCATAAAGATAAGAAATATCCAACTGGAACCCGAACGAATAGAGCTACAACAGCAGGATTCTGGAAGGCTACGGGAAGAGACAAGGCGATTTACTCGAAGCATGACTTGGTTGGGATGAGAAAGACATTGGTTTTCTATAAGGGCCGTGCTCCCAACGGACAAAAATCAGATTGGATAATGCACGAGTATCGGCTTGAAACGGATGAAAACGCAACCACAACTCAG GAAGAGGGGTGGGTGGTATGTAGGGTATTCAAGAAAAGATTACCCACAATGAGGAGAGCAAGTGAACATGAATCACCAATTTGGTATGAAGATCATCAAGTCTCATTCATGCCAGATATTGATTCACCAAACCAAAACAATTCTTTATCTCACTCTCACTTGGTGAACCCTAATTACCAATACCCTTATGGGTCTTGCAAGAAAGAGCTAGACCAGATGCAAAATTACCAGATTACCCCTGATCATTTCCTCCAACTTCCTCTTTTGGAGAGTCCAAAACTACTCCCTACTTTCAATGCTTCCATGCCCATTTATGGTATTAACACAAACCAAGCCGGAGTTATCAACTATCAACCACCTTCACTCACACATGACGAAAACAACAGCAATAGTCATCCAAATCAAGATCAAAATGTCAACAATCAAGTGACCGATTGGCGAGTTCTTGACAAGTTTGTTGCATCACAGCTACTTAGCCAGGGTGACGTCATTTCAACTAAAGAAGATCATTTTGCAAATATGGATGATAACATCTTGCAGTCGCATGATGATCATGAAAGATCAAACTCTGGGCTCATTAAACATCAGAACAAGCAAGAACTCGAAATGCCAGGGGTACTGCCAGATCAAGATGCCTCAAATTCTACCTCCAGTTGTCCAATTGATCTGTGGAAATAA